In Tiliqua scincoides isolate rTilSci1 chromosome 1, rTilSci1.hap2, whole genome shotgun sequence, the following are encoded in one genomic region:
- the MYO6 gene encoding unconventional myosin-VI isoform X3, with protein MEDGKPVWAPHPTDGFQMGTIVDIGPDTLTIEPLNQKGKTFLAAINQVFPAEEDSQKAVEDNCSLMYLNEATLLHNIDVRYSKDKIYTYVANILIAVNPYFDIPKLYSSDTIKKYQGKSLGTLPPHVYAIADKAFRDMKVLKMSQSIIVSGESGAGKTENTKFVLRYLTESYGSGQDIDDRIVEANPLLEAFGNAKTVRNNNSSRFGKFVEIHFNEKNSVVGGFVSHYLLEKSRICVQGKEERNYHIFYRLCAGASEDIREKLYLCSPDNFRYLNRGCTRYFATKETDKQILQNRKSPEYVKSGSLKDPLLDDHGDFNRMCTAMKKIGLDDEEKLDLFRVVAGVLHLGNIDFEEAGSTSGGCTLKNKSSQSLEYCAELLGLDQDDLRVSLTTRVMLTTAGGTKGTVIKVPLKVEQANNARDALAKTVYSRLFDHVVNRVNQCFPFETSSFFIGVLDIAGFEYFEHNSFEQFCINYCNEKLQQFFNERILKEEQELYQKEGLGVNEVHYVDNQDCIDLIEGRLIGVLDILDEENRLPQPSDQHFTSMVHQKHKDHFRLSIPRKSKLAVHRNIRDDEGFIIRHFAGAVCYETTQFVEKNNDALHMSLESLICESKDKFIRQLFESNTNNNKDPKQKAGKLSFISVGNKFKFLF; from the exons AACCAAGTATTTCCTGCAGAGGAAGATAGTCAGAAGGCTGTGGAGGATAATT GTTCACTAATGTATTTAAATGAAGCCACACTCTTGCACAATATAGATGTTCGATATAGTAAGGACAAAATTTAT aCATATGTAGCCAACATTTTGATAGCAGTGAACCCTTACTTTGATATACCTAAACTTTATTCTTCAGATACTATTAAAAAGTATCAGGGTAAATCACTTGGGACTCTACCACCACATGTCTATGCAATTG CTGATAAAGCATTTCGTGACATGAAAGTGCTCAAGATGAGCCAGTCAATCATTGTGTCTGGAGAGTCGGGAGCTGGCAAGACGGAAAACACAAAGTTTGTTTTACG GTATTTGACGGAGTCTTATGGTAGTGGGCAAGATATTGATGACAGAATCGTTGAAG CCAATCCACTTTTAGAAGCTTTTGGAAATGCGAAGACCGTTCGGAACAACAATAGCAGTCGCTTTGGAAAATTTGTAGAAATCCATTTCAATGAAAAG AATTCAGTGGTTGGTGGATTTGTCTCACATTATCTTCTGGAGAAATCCAGGATCTGTGTTCAAGGTAAAGAAGAACGGAATTATCATATATTCTACAGACTCTGTGCTGGAGCATCTGAAGATATAAGAGAGAAACTGTATTTATGTTCACCAGATAACTTTAGG TATTTAAATCGTGGCTGCACTCGGTACTTTGCTACTAAAGAAACAGATAAGCAAATTTTACAAAATCGTAAGAGTCCTGAG tACGTGAAATCAGGCTCCTTGAAGGATCCCTTGCTAGATGACCATGGAGACTTCAACAGAATGTGCACTGCAATGAAGAAGATTGGTTTGGATGATGAAGAGAAACTGGATCTCTTTCGCGTTGTGGCTGGTGTCCTACACCTTGGAAATATTGATTTTGAGGAAGCTGGTAGCACTTCAG gtGGCTGCACATTGAAGAATAAATCGAGCCAGTCCTTGGAATACTGTGCAGAACTGCTTGGTTTGGACCAGGATGATTTGCGTGTCAGCTTAACCACCAGAGTCATGCTGACAACAGCAGGGGGCACCAAAGGAACAGTGATAAA agtACCCTTGAAAGTAGAACAGGCGAACAATGCACGGGATGCTTTGGCAAAAACAGTTTATAGTCGTCTTTTTGACCATGTGGTAAACAGGGTGAACCAATGTTTTCCTTTTGAGACTTCATCCTTTTTTATTGGAGTTCTGGATATTGCAGGTTTTG AATATTTTGAACACAACAGCTTTGAACAGTTTTGCATTAACTACTGTAATGAGAAGTTGCAGCAGTTCTTTAATGAAAGGATTCTCAAAGAG GAACAAGAACTTTATCAAAAAGAAGGCTTGGGCGTCAATGAAGTACACTATGTAGATAACCAAGACTGTATAG atttgattGAAGGAAGACTAATCGGTGTTCTTGATATTTTGGATGAAGAAAATCGCCTTCCCCAACCCAGTGATCAGCACTTTACATCCATGGTACACCAGAAACACAAAGACCACTTCAGGCTCTCA ATACCAAGGAAGTCTAAACTGGCTGTTCACAGAAATATCCGAGATGATGAGGGCTTTATTATTCGACATTTTGCAGGAGCAGTATGCTATGAGACG ACCCAGTTTGTGGAGAAAAACAATGATGCTCTGCACATGTCTCTTGAATCTCTTATATGTGAATCCAAAGATAAATTTATCCGACAGCTCTTTGAATCCAACACTAACAACAACAAGGATCCTAAACAAAAAGCAGGAAAACTTAGTTTCATCAGTGTGGGAAACAAATTCAAG